The proteins below come from a single Natranaerofaba carboxydovora genomic window:
- a CDS encoding acyl-CoA carboxylase subunit beta, producing MTSEESNKSLDVLHQEKEKLREGGGQKRIAKQHEKGKKTARERLEALLDKDSFVELNLFVKHRHTDFGLDKTEAPGEGVVTGYGTIEGRLVYVYAQDFTVLGGALGEMHSYKICRVMDLARKSGAPMIGLNDSGGARIQEGVDALSGYGEIFYRNTISSGVIPQISAIMGPCAGGAVYSPALTDFVFMVRESSQMFITGPQVIKTVTGEEITFEELGGADTHNTTSGVGHFACDSDQECLDKIKELLKFLPSNNKEDPPRIEPTDDPNRKEPDLDQIVPINPNKPYDVRDVIERIVDDKYFFEVQEAYAKNMVVGFAYLNGKPIGIIANQAAHLAGCLDINASDKASRFIRFCDSFNIPILSFVDVPGYLPGTNQEYGGIIRHGAKLLYAYSEATVPKLTVILRKAYGGAYVAMCSKSLGADMSFAWPTAEIAVMGPEGAANIIFKKDIENAEDKQQAREDKIQDYRNQIANPYVAASRGMVEDIIDPKESRPRLIYALEAMLTKSEGRPSKKHGNIPV from the coding sequence ATGACTTCAGAAGAATCAAATAAGAGCTTGGACGTACTCCATCAAGAAAAAGAAAAACTTCGTGAAGGAGGCGGCCAAAAAAGAATTGCAAAACAACATGAAAAAGGAAAAAAGACAGCAAGAGAACGTCTTGAAGCCCTCTTAGACAAGGACAGTTTTGTAGAGCTTAATTTATTTGTCAAGCATAGACATACTGACTTTGGTTTGGATAAAACTGAAGCACCTGGAGAGGGTGTTGTTACAGGCTATGGGACAATTGAAGGGCGACTTGTGTATGTATATGCTCAGGACTTTACCGTATTAGGTGGAGCCCTTGGTGAGATGCATTCATACAAAATTTGTAGAGTAATGGATCTTGCAAGAAAATCAGGTGCTCCTATGATAGGACTTAATGATTCTGGTGGTGCAAGAATACAAGAGGGTGTAGATGCTCTTAGTGGATATGGTGAGATCTTTTATAGGAACACCATTAGCTCGGGCGTTATACCTCAAATATCCGCTATAATGGGGCCATGCGCAGGTGGAGCCGTTTATTCGCCAGCCCTTACAGACTTTGTATTTATGGTTAGAGAAAGCAGTCAGATGTTTATTACAGGTCCTCAGGTTATAAAAACCGTTACAGGTGAGGAGATAACCTTTGAGGAGCTTGGAGGAGCAGATACCCACAATACAACCAGTGGAGTTGGCCATTTTGCTTGTGATAGTGACCAAGAATGTCTTGACAAAATTAAAGAATTGCTGAAATTTTTACCTTCTAATAACAAAGAAGATCCTCCAAGAATAGAACCAACCGACGATCCAAACAGAAAAGAACCTGACCTAGATCAAATTGTACCAATTAATCCAAATAAACCATACGATGTTAGGGACGTAATCGAAAGGATTGTTGACGACAAGTATTTCTTTGAAGTGCAGGAAGCCTATGCAAAAAATATGGTAGTAGGATTTGCGTATCTTAATGGAAAACCTATTGGAATAATTGCAAACCAGGCTGCACATCTTGCAGGTTGTCTTGATATTAATGCATCAGACAAAGCTTCAAGGTTTATACGTTTTTGTGACAGTTTCAATATACCTATTTTGAGCTTTGTAGATGTTCCTGGATATCTGCCTGGTACCAATCAAGAGTATGGAGGTATAATTAGACATGGTGCCAAGCTGCTGTATGCTTATTCAGAGGCAACAGTACCCAAATTAACAGTAATCCTAAGAAAAGCTTATGGAGGAGCTTATGTTGCCATGTGCTCAAAATCCCTTGGAGCTGACATGTCATTTGCCTGGCCTACAGCTGAGATTGCAGTTATGGGGCCAGAAGGTGCTGCTAATATAATCTTTAAGAAAGATATAGAAAATGCTGAAGACAAACAACAAGCGAGAGAAGATAAAATACAAGATTATAGAAATCAGATTGCTAATCCTTATGTGGCAGCTTCAAGAGGTATGGTAGAAGATATTATTGATCCAAAAGAAAGTAGACCAAGACTGATTTATGCTCTTGAAGCCATGCTTACTAAGAGTGAAGGTAGACCTTCTAAAAAACATGGCAATATACCAGTTTAG
- a CDS encoding cobalamin B12-binding domain-containing protein — translation MEPIRVVVAKPGLDGHDRGAKFIARALRDAGMEVIYTGLRQTPEQIVTVTLQEDARVVCLSCLSGAHNDLFPEVVKLLKEKGADDVLVLGGGIIPEKDIPHLKEQGIAEIFTPGATSEEIIKFIESKA, via the coding sequence ATGGAGCCAATTCGTGTGGTAGTAGCAAAGCCTGGCTTAGATGGGCATGATAGAGGTGCCAAATTTATAGCCAGGGCTTTAAGGGATGCAGGAATGGAAGTTATATATACAGGCCTTAGACAAACTCCGGAGCAAATTGTAACTGTAACTTTGCAGGAAGATGCTAGAGTGGTATGTCTTAGCTGCTTATCCGGAGCTCATAATGATCTATTCCCGGAAGTTGTTAAATTACTAAAAGAAAAAGGTGCAGATGATGTGTTAGTACTTGGTGGTGGTATAATTCCTGAAAAAGACATTCCTCACCTAAAAGAACAGGGAATTGCTGAGATATTTACACCGGGTGCGACAAGTGAAGAAATTATTAAATTTATAGAGTCAAAAGCATAA
- the mce gene encoding methylmalonyl-CoA epimerase: MVEKVDHIGVAVNNIDDALKFYTENLGMECKDVEEVPQQKVKVAFLPVGESKIELLEPSSDESPVKKFLDKKGEGVHHIALHVDNIEKKLEELKNKGVKLIDEEPRDGAHGAKIAFIHPKSTGGTLVELCQKRN, translated from the coding sequence ATGGTAGAAAAGGTAGATCACATAGGTGTGGCAGTTAATAATATCGATGATGCACTTAAGTTTTACACTGAGAATTTGGGTATGGAATGTAAAGATGTAGAAGAAGTTCCACAGCAAAAGGTTAAAGTTGCTTTTTTGCCAGTAGGTGAAAGCAAAATAGAACTTTTGGAACCTTCTTCAGATGAAAGTCCTGTTAAAAAGTTTTTAGACAAAAAAGGAGAAGGGGTTCATCATATTGCCCTACATGTTGATAATATCGAAAAAAAGCTTGAAGAATTAAAGAATAAAGGTGTAAAATTGATTGATGAAGAACCAAGAGATGGGGCTCATGGGGCAAAGATAGCTTTTATCCATCCAAAAAGTACTGGAGGTACACTTGTAGAATTATGTCAAAAGCGAAATTAA
- a CDS encoding acyl-CoA mutase large subunit family protein, with protein sequence MLTKEIEDRFEQWKSTTLKKVLDKFPERKEEFETPSGISVDSLYLPIGDNQVDYVNDLGFPGEFPYTRGIQPTMYRGRLWTMRQYAGFASAEETNKRFRYLLEQGQTGLSVAFDLPTQIGFDSDHAMAKSEVGKVGVAIDSIEDMERLLYQIPLDKVSTSMTINSPAAVLLAMYIAVAEKQGVSPDKLRGTIQNDILKEYVARGTYIFPPEESMRLITDVIEYCSQEVPNWNTISISGYHIREAGSTAIQEIAFTLANGLEYVKAAIDSGLEVDKFAPRLSFFFNSHLDFIEEIAKFRAARRLWAKLMKERFGAEDERSLRLRFHTQTAGCTLTAQQPNNNIVRVAMQALAAVLGGTQSLHTNSRDEALSLPTEESVQIALRTQQIIAHESGVTDTPDPFGGSYYLESLTDKLEDEAVKLINKIDELGGVPQAIEKGFIQKEIQDSSFKWQKAVEEKERVIVGVNEYQTEEEEKDLDTLEVDQEVSNRQEKHLKELREKRDNDKVNTSLEKLKEAAKGEDNLMPYIKDAVKSYATLGEICGTLREVFGEYEADSYI encoded by the coding sequence TTGTTGACAAAGGAGATTGAAGATAGGTTTGAGCAGTGGAAGTCCACAACACTTAAAAAAGTGTTGGACAAATTTCCAGAGAGAAAAGAAGAATTTGAGACCCCTTCTGGAATCTCGGTAGATTCATTATATCTCCCAATAGGTGATAACCAGGTAGATTATGTTAATGATCTTGGATTTCCAGGAGAATTTCCTTATACCAGGGGTATTCAGCCGACTATGTATAGAGGACGTTTATGGACTATGCGTCAGTATGCTGGGTTTGCATCAGCAGAGGAAACAAACAAAAGATTTAGATATTTGTTAGAACAGGGTCAAACAGGACTAAGTGTTGCATTTGACCTGCCAACCCAGATAGGTTTTGATTCTGATCATGCCATGGCAAAAAGTGAAGTTGGAAAAGTAGGAGTTGCAATAGATTCTATAGAAGATATGGAAAGGCTTTTGTATCAGATACCGCTAGACAAAGTTAGTACATCTATGACGATAAACTCCCCCGCAGCGGTTCTCTTGGCAATGTATATTGCAGTTGCTGAGAAGCAGGGTGTGTCTCCTGACAAACTTAGGGGGACTATCCAAAATGATATTTTAAAGGAATATGTAGCCCGCGGAACTTATATCTTTCCCCCGGAAGAATCAATGCGTCTCATAACAGACGTTATAGAATACTGCAGTCAGGAAGTTCCTAACTGGAATACGATAAGTATTAGTGGCTATCACATTCGTGAAGCAGGGAGTACTGCTATTCAAGAAATAGCTTTTACTCTTGCTAATGGACTAGAGTATGTTAAAGCAGCTATTGACAGTGGTTTAGAAGTTGATAAGTTTGCTCCAAGGTTGTCTTTCTTCTTTAATTCACACTTGGACTTTATTGAAGAGATTGCGAAGTTTAGAGCTGCAAGAAGGCTTTGGGCCAAATTGATGAAAGAACGCTTTGGTGCCGAAGATGAAAGAAGCTTGAGACTTAGATTCCATACTCAGACTGCAGGATGTACGCTAACTGCTCAGCAGCCAAATAACAATATTGTAAGAGTTGCTATGCAGGCTTTAGCTGCAGTACTTGGTGGGACTCAGTCGCTACACACTAACTCAAGAGATGAAGCTCTATCACTGCCTACAGAAGAATCTGTACAGATAGCTCTTAGAACCCAACAGATAATTGCCCACGAAAGTGGAGTGACAGATACCCCAGATCCATTTGGTGGAAGCTATTATCTAGAGTCCTTAACTGATAAGCTAGAAGATGAAGCTGTGAAATTAATAAATAAAATAGATGAACTCGGTGGAGTGCCACAGGCTATAGAAAAAGGTTTTATTCAGAAGGAAATCCAAGATAGCTCGTTCAAATGGCAAAAAGCAGTAGAAGAGAAAGAAAGGGTTATAGTTGGAGTAAATGAATATCAAACCGAAGAAGAGGAGAAAGATTTAGATACTCTTGAGGTCGATCAGGAAGTATCCAATAGACAAGAAAAGCATCTAAAAGAGCTTAGAGAAAAGCGTGATAATGACAAAGTGAATACTTCCCTTGAAAAATTAAAAGAAGCTGCAAAAGGTGAAGATAACCTTATGCCTTATATTAAGGATGCAGTTAAGTCTTATGCTACCTTAGGAGAAATATGTGGTACATTAAGAGAAGTATTTGGAGAGTATGAAGCAGATAGCTACATTTAA
- a CDS encoding sodium ion-translocating decarboxylase subunit beta gives MWDKVLSFFASTGFTELDLPRLIMIFISLILLYLAIYKKYEPLLLVPISFGMLLINLPLGELMGSPTNGEPGGLLWYLYQPVAWGVYPPLIFLGVGALTDFGPLIANPKTFLLGAAAQFGIFATLIGALFLGFSPAEAGSIGIIGGADGPTSIFLTSQLAPELLGPVAIAAYSYMALVPVIQPPIMKLFTNESERKIVMEQLRPVSKKERVAFPITVTILVGLLIPTSLPLIGMLMLGNLFRECGVTDRLSKAAQNEINNIVVIFLGVTVGATADAASFLQLDTIMIIVLGLGAFAVGTAVGVLLGKLMCKLTGGKINPLIGSAGVSAVPMAARVSQAVGQEENPQNFLLMHAMGPNVAGVIGSAVAAGILLAML, from the coding sequence ATGTGGGATAAAGTTCTAAGTTTTTTTGCATCAACAGGATTTACGGAACTTGATTTGCCAAGGTTGATAATGATATTTATATCTCTTATATTGCTATATTTGGCAATTTATAAAAAATATGAGCCATTATTACTAGTTCCTATTAGCTTTGGTATGTTACTTATTAACCTTCCCCTGGGTGAATTAATGGGTTCACCAACAAATGGTGAGCCAGGTGGGTTGCTTTGGTATCTATACCAGCCTGTAGCATGGGGAGTGTATCCACCACTAATCTTTTTGGGAGTGGGAGCTCTTACTGACTTTGGCCCACTTATAGCAAACCCTAAGACCTTTCTGTTGGGTGCAGCAGCTCAGTTTGGTATTTTTGCTACCTTGATAGGAGCTTTGTTTTTAGGGTTTTCCCCGGCAGAGGCTGGCTCTATAGGAATCATAGGTGGTGCGGACGGGCCTACAAGTATATTTTTGACAAGTCAACTAGCACCCGAACTGCTTGGACCGGTGGCGATAGCTGCTTATTCTTACATGGCTCTTGTACCGGTGATTCAGCCACCGATAATGAAGTTATTTACTAATGAGTCAGAGAGAAAAATTGTAATGGAGCAGTTAAGGCCCGTTTCTAAGAAAGAAAGAGTGGCATTCCCTATAACTGTTACGATTTTGGTAGGACTTTTGATCCCGACTTCTCTTCCTTTGATAGGAATGTTAATGCTTGGTAATTTATTTAGGGAATGTGGAGTAACCGATAGATTAAGTAAGGCAGCTCAAAACGAAATAAATAATATAGTAGTTATATTTTTAGGAGTAACTGTAGGAGCAACTGCTGATGCTGCAAGCTTTTTGCAGCTTGATACTATAATGATCATAGTACTTGGATTAGGCGCATTTGCTGTCGGAACAGCTGTTGGGGTTTTACTTGGTAAGCTAATGTGTAAACTTACAGGTGGCAAAATAAATCCACTTATTGGTTCTGCAGGAGTCTCAGCAGTGCCTATGGCAGCCAGAGTTTCTCAAGCAGTTGGTCAAGAAGAAAACCCACAAAACTTCTTATTAATGCATGCTATGGGTCCAAACGTAGCTGGAGTTATAGGTTCTGCTGTAGCAGCAGGAATACTGCTTGCTATGCTGTAG
- a CDS encoding HD domain-containing phosphohydrolase: MCKENQENILIIDDTPSYLKLLINMLRERGYKVQGFQRGSHGLKAATKNPPDLILLDINMPEMSGFEVCEHLKADENLKNIPVIFISSLIGTKEKVKAFDLGAVDYLTKPFQLDEAKARIETHLNMRKLQKQLEEKNQTLRENEAKFRAISDMALDAVIMIDENAKTVYWNTAAEKMFGYKRTEVIGIDPHDFIMPEKYKTDYIKGFKSFVHTGHGNAIGKVLELTAKNKNGEEFPIEIALSSINMGDKYWASAIIRDISERKNAEEVINEYAREIDKKNRYLEEMVQEKVEEISNSQIATIIALANLAESRDDETGQHIERTQSFCFFLATELKEESKYEDIIDEAYIENLTRAAPLHDIGKVGVSDNILLKPGKLTTEEFEIIKSHTTIGAKTLKEVKASYPNNEFINMGINIARSHHERWNGSGYPDGLSKDQIPLSARIMAVADVYDALRTKRVYKPAFSHEKAFKIINEEKGKHFDPVIVDAFNQIHEGFEEISDSMSDNV; encoded by the coding sequence ATGTGTAAAGAAAATCAGGAAAACATATTGATAATTGATGACACCCCTTCTTATCTGAAATTATTAATTAATATGTTAAGAGAACGTGGGTACAAAGTCCAGGGGTTTCAGCGTGGCAGTCATGGATTAAAAGCAGCTACCAAAAACCCACCTGATTTAATACTTTTGGATATTAATATGCCTGAAATGAGTGGTTTTGAGGTATGTGAACACCTTAAAGCTGACGAAAATCTCAAAAATATTCCTGTTATTTTTATCAGCAGTTTGATAGGAACCAAAGAAAAAGTTAAGGCTTTTGATCTTGGTGCTGTGGATTACTTGACTAAGCCCTTTCAACTAGATGAAGCAAAAGCTAGAATAGAAACCCACCTTAATATGAGAAAACTCCAAAAACAACTAGAAGAAAAAAATCAAACTTTAAGAGAAAATGAGGCTAAGTTTCGTGCAATAAGTGATATGGCCTTAGATGCTGTTATAATGATTGATGAAAATGCAAAGACAGTCTACTGGAATACTGCCGCAGAAAAAATGTTTGGATATAAAAGAACAGAAGTTATTGGCATAGATCCTCATGATTTTATTATGCCAGAAAAATATAAAACAGATTACATAAAAGGTTTTAAATCTTTCGTCCACACAGGACATGGAAATGCAATTGGAAAAGTTTTGGAGTTAACTGCTAAAAATAAAAATGGTGAAGAATTCCCTATAGAGATTGCCCTATCATCTATTAATATGGGTGATAAATATTGGGCATCAGCTATAATACGTGATATATCCGAGCGAAAAAATGCAGAAGAAGTTATAAATGAATATGCCAGAGAAATTGATAAAAAAAACCGTTACCTTGAAGAAATGGTTCAAGAAAAAGTTGAGGAAATTTCCAACTCACAGATAGCAACAATTATTGCACTTGCAAACCTTGCAGAATCTCGTGATGATGAAACAGGACAGCATATTGAAAGAACCCAATCATTTTGTTTTTTCTTGGCAACAGAACTAAAAGAAGAATCTAAATATGAAGATATAATTGATGAAGCTTATATAGAAAATTTGACCAGGGCAGCACCACTTCATGATATCGGAAAGGTTGGAGTATCGGATAATATTTTGTTAAAGCCAGGAAAACTAACTACCGAGGAATTTGAGATAATAAAAAGCCATACAACAATAGGAGCCAAAACCCTAAAGGAAGTTAAGGCCAGTTATCCTAATAATGAATTTATAAATATGGGGATAAATATTGCTAGATCACACCATGAAAGGTGGAATGGCAGTGGTTATCCAGATGGTTTGTCAAAAGATCAGATCCCTTTAAGCGCACGCATAATGGCAGTAGCTGATGTATATGATGCCTTAAGAACAAAAAGAGTTTACAAACCAGCCTTTTCTCACGAAAAAGCCTTTAAGATTATTAATGAAGAGAAAGGCAAGCATTTTGATCCAGTGATAGTAGATGCATTTAATCAGATTCATGAAGGTTTCGAAGAAATTAGTGACAGTATGAGTGATAATGTATGA
- a CDS encoding Glu/Leu/Phe/Val family dehydrogenase: MMAENLNIFKIVQNQIKEAVKLLGIDFTVYEILKEPDRVIEVSFPVKMDDGSIKVFKGLRSQHSNALGPYKGGLRFHPTVELDEAKALSMWMTIKCAVVGVPYGGAKGGVECNPKNLTEREQERISREFIKNIASDVGPEKDIPAPDVYTNPQVMAWMMDEFSKVRGYNNFGLITGKPLIVGGSKGRSEATGRGCVIVTREAIKALEYDMNDVRVAIQGFGNAGSVAARLLHDLGAKIVACNDSSAGIYNPDGIDPYDLLEYKSDMGSVKNYPGTQEVTNDELLTLDCDVLIPAALENQITGENAQNIKAKIIGEAANGPTTPEADKILFERGILTLPDILANAGGVTVSYFEWVQNLMNYYWTEQEVNERMEQMMMEAFEACYKTHLNYGVHMRLAAYLLAVQRLGEAMRIRGWLD; the protein is encoded by the coding sequence TTGATGGCTGAAAACCTCAATATTTTTAAAATTGTTCAAAATCAGATTAAAGAAGCGGTTAAACTTCTTGGAATTGACTTTACTGTGTATGAGATCTTAAAAGAGCCTGATCGGGTGATTGAGGTTTCTTTCCCAGTGAAAATGGATGATGGTTCTATTAAAGTTTTTAAGGGTCTTCGCTCACAGCACAGTAACGCCCTTGGCCCATACAAGGGTGGACTTCGATTTCATCCCACTGTTGAGTTAGATGAAGCAAAAGCCCTATCTATGTGGATGACTATTAAATGTGCAGTGGTGGGAGTTCCTTATGGTGGTGCAAAAGGAGGAGTCGAGTGTAACCCCAAAAACCTTACTGAGAGAGAACAGGAACGTATTAGTCGAGAATTCATAAAAAATATTGCAAGTGATGTAGGGCCAGAAAAGGATATTCCAGCTCCTGATGTTTATACTAATCCTCAAGTTATGGCCTGGATGATGGATGAATTCAGTAAAGTTAGAGGTTATAACAATTTTGGCCTCATAACTGGTAAGCCTTTGATTGTTGGTGGTTCAAAAGGTCGCTCTGAAGCAACAGGGAGAGGTTGTGTTATAGTAACTAGAGAAGCAATTAAAGCGCTAGAATATGACATGAATGATGTGAGGGTAGCAATACAGGGTTTTGGAAACGCTGGAAGTGTTGCAGCCAGGTTATTACATGATTTGGGTGCAAAAATTGTTGCCTGTAATGATTCATCTGCTGGTATTTATAATCCTGATGGTATTGATCCATATGATTTATTGGAATACAAATCAGATATGGGCTCTGTTAAAAACTATCCAGGGACACAAGAAGTTACTAATGATGAGCTGCTGACCTTAGATTGTGATGTTTTGATTCCTGCTGCACTTGAGAATCAAATTACTGGTGAAAATGCCCAAAATATTAAAGCGAAAATAATTGGTGAGGCTGCTAATGGACCGACAACTCCAGAAGCAGATAAAATCCTTTTTGAAAGAGGGATCCTTACCCTGCCGGACATCTTGGCAAATGCAGGTGGGGTTACAGTAAGTTATTTTGAATGGGTGCAAAATTTGATGAACTATTACTGGACTGAACAAGAGGTAAATGAACGTATGGAGCAGATGATGATGGAAGCTTTTGAAGCGTGTTACAAAACCCACTTAAACTACGGTGTACACATGAGGCTTGCTGCTTATCTTCTCGCAGTTCAAAGATTAGGTGAAGCAATGCGGATAAGAGGATGGCTTGATTAA
- a CDS encoding HD domain-containing phosphohydrolase, translating into MEFNKESIAKILDVIGALVIIMDSNGKIEYFNPECEALTGFTFEEVKDCYVWDVLITEEEKDTVKQVFNELNLGQFPNYNENYWQTKTGKKRLIDWRNTVITDDNNEMKYIVGTGIDITDNKQKEDEILETKLLLEETLNSIPDIIAIQKPDYSIIRYNEAGYKFVNKTPHEVYGEKCYKLINKNEPCEDCATTKTLETKKFEKSEKYFPEYDLYLETRATPVLDEDGEILYIVEQIRDITDHKKALNALKENEQKFYYLSYHDRLTGLYNRIYLEDEIIRQNHQSNIPISIIMADVNGLKLINDTYGRDVGDKILICVANIFRKLCREEDIIARWGEDDFVVILPKTTEAEASELAKKLKDECSKHQVEEEIPIKIAVSTAVFVENKTDFDQVLKEAEDNMYKNKLVENESSRSDIISALLGTLKEKSDETEEHALRMTHIGFRFAEKLGLSYSDIDRLSILATMHDIGKVIVPEDVLKKPGKLSEEEWEKIKQHPITGSRIASTTENLVHIAEGIASHHERWDGKGYPKGLKGEEIPLLARIIAIIDAYDVMTTGRTYQEAKTKEEALEEIKRCAGTQFDPELAHAFVELMEEDI; encoded by the coding sequence TTGGAGTTTAACAAAGAATCAATTGCCAAAATTTTGGATGTTATAGGTGCTCTTGTAATTATAATGGATAGCAATGGTAAAATTGAATATTTTAATCCTGAATGTGAAGCATTAACGGGGTTTACATTTGAAGAAGTTAAAGATTGCTATGTTTGGGATGTATTAATAACTGAGGAAGAAAAAGATACAGTTAAACAAGTTTTTAATGAATTAAACTTGGGTCAGTTCCCAAATTATAATGAAAATTATTGGCAGACAAAAACCGGCAAAAAGAGACTAATAGATTGGCGAAATACAGTTATAACTGATGATAATAACGAAATGAAATACATAGTAGGGACAGGCATTGATATTACAGATAATAAACAAAAGGAAGATGAAATCTTAGAAACTAAGCTGTTGTTAGAAGAAACATTAAATTCAATACCGGATATTATAGCTATCCAAAAACCAGACTATTCTATCATTAGATATAATGAAGCAGGTTATAAATTTGTGAATAAAACACCTCATGAAGTGTATGGAGAAAAGTGTTACAAGCTTATTAATAAAAATGAACCCTGCGAAGATTGTGCTACTACTAAAACACTAGAGACCAAAAAATTTGAAAAAAGTGAAAAGTATTTCCCAGAGTATGATCTTTATCTTGAAACAAGGGCGACACCGGTGCTAGATGAAGATGGAGAAATATTATATATAGTTGAACAGATTCGTGATATAACTGATCATAAAAAAGCCCTAAATGCTTTAAAAGAAAATGAACAGAAATTTTATTATTTAAGCTATCACGATAGATTGACAGGTCTATATAACCGTATATATCTTGAAGATGAGATAATACGCCAAAACCACCAGTCAAATATTCCGATAAGTATCATAATGGCGGATGTAAATGGACTAAAACTTATCAATGATACTTATGGGCGTGACGTTGGAGATAAAATACTAATTTGTGTTGCTAATATATTTAGGAAATTATGTCGAGAAGAAGACATTATTGCTCGCTGGGGAGAAGATGATTTTGTTGTTATTTTACCTAAAACAACTGAAGCTGAAGCATCAGAGCTTGCCAAGAAGCTAAAGGATGAATGCAGCAAACATCAGGTAGAAGAAGAAATACCGATAAAAATTGCTGTAAGCACTGCTGTATTCGTCGAAAACAAAACAGATTTTGATCAGGTACTAAAAGAGGCAGAAGATAATATGTATAAGAATAAATTAGTAGAGAATGAGAGCAGTAGGAGCGATATAATTTCAGCACTGCTAGGTACTTTAAAAGAAAAGAGTGATGAAACCGAAGAACATGCATTAAGAATGACCCATATTGGCTTTCGGTTTGCCGAGAAATTAGGTCTATCTTATTCAGATATAGACAGGCTATCTATACTTGCAACTATGCACGACATAGGCAAAGTTATAGTCCCAGAAGATGTACTAAAAAAGCCAGGCAAGTTGTCTGAAGAGGAATGGGAGAAAATAAAACAGCATCCAATAACCGGAAGCCGTATAGCGAGTACCACTGAAAACCTGGTCCATATTGCAGAAGGGATTGCATCTCATCATGAACGCTGGGATGGCAAGGGATATCCAAAAGGCTTGAAAGGAGAAGAAATTCCTCTTTTGGCAAGGATTATCGCTATTATTGATGCTTATGATGTAATGACTACAGGAAGGACATATCAAGAAGCAAAAACCAAAGAAGAAGCTTTAGAAGAGATCAAAAGATGTGCCGGGACTCAGTTTGATCCCGAGTTAGCACATGCTTTTGTGGAATTAATGGAGGAAGATATATAA
- a CDS encoding biotin/lipoyl-containing protein encodes MGEETTSTPPPPSQQESKPEPKPKQEQPKAPPKPEKKEEPAKKPAASGGGNSVNAPMPGTVLDIKVSEGDQIQAGQVVLVLEAMKMENEIKASGEGTVKEILVRKQDSVDSGDPLIVLE; translated from the coding sequence ATAGGAGAGGAAACTACCTCTACCCCACCTCCCCCATCTCAGCAGGAATCAAAACCTGAACCTAAGCCAAAGCAAGAACAGCCTAAAGCACCACCAAAACCTGAGAAAAAAGAAGAACCTGCCAAAAAGCCAGCTGCGTCGGGAGGAGGAAATAGTGTAAATGCTCCGATGCCTGGAACTGTTCTAGATATTAAGGTTAGTGAAGGAGATCAAATCCAGGCAGGTCAGGTTGTTTTAGTGTTAGAAGCTATGAAAATGGAAAATGAGATCAAAGCCTCCGGGGAAGGAACCGTTAAGGAAATTCTAGTGAGAAAACAAGATAGTGTTGATTCAGGTGATCCTCTGATCGTCTTAGAATAG
- a CDS encoding OadG family protein, with protein MSEEVLSGLQVTALGFAIVIIALFLLYLIIVGLSRFLNPEATGAGSSQVPTVKANQTNKEATVQKHDTKISKEENKQETKDETYDVTGGEETINNKEDECLDYTTIAAISASISMMLGTSEGGFRIRSIKPIKRNDELSFWTISGRENLMKPHHDIN; from the coding sequence ATGAGTGAAGAAGTATTATCTGGATTGCAGGTTACAGCACTTGGTTTTGCTATAGTAATAATTGCACTATTTTTGCTTTACTTAATTATTGTGGGGCTTAGCAGGTTTTTAAATCCAGAGGCTACTGGGGCTGGTTCTAGCCAAGTACCGACGGTAAAAGCTAACCAAACTAACAAGGAAGCTACAGTCCAAAAACATGACACTAAAATCAGCAAAGAAGAGAACAAACAAGAAACTAAAGATGAGACTTATGATGTAACTGGTGGTGAAGAAACAATTAATAATAAAGAAGATGAATGCTTAGATTATACTACTATTGCTGCTATATCTGCATCAATAAGCATGATGCTAGGTACTAGTGAAGGTGGTTTTAGAATTAGAAGTATAAAACCGATAAAACGAAATGATGAACTATCATTTTGGACAATATCTGGTAGAGAAAATTTGATGAAACCCCATCACGATATTAATTAA